In Meleagris gallopavo isolate NT-WF06-2002-E0010 breed Aviagen turkey brand Nicholas breeding stock chromosome 3, Turkey_5.1, whole genome shotgun sequence, one DNA window encodes the following:
- the PSMG2 gene encoding proteasome assembly chaperone 2, with protein MFVPCDGGGPDFEGFTLLMPAVSVGNVGQLAVDLVISTLCMPKVGYFYTDCLVPMVGNNPYATTKENSMELSINAEVYSLPSKKLVVLQIRSPFIKNKYRPFCQTLLSWVESSKCARVILLSSSHAYQRDDEQLLGTPLRYLLTPALEKAIEGHMQELKWKEMEKVAAYPGISDTEKVLHIPGGGITKLLFTESCSKGIHMAVLLKFCSEGDNIPDAFGLVNYLNEWLQLIEIRRNSSTDASPEREIPDPSSQWKIPSSWRLLFGSGLPPALF; from the exons ATGTTCGTGCCTTGTGATGGCGGCGGCCCCGATTTCGAGGGCTTCACGCTGCTCATG CCAGCGGTGTCGGTGGGAAACGTTGGCCAGCTGGCAGTAGATCTAGTGATCTCCACGCTTTGCATGCCTAAAGTGGGCTACTTCTACACTGACTGCCTGGTGCCGATGGTGGGGAATAATCCCTATGCAACAACAAAAGAGAACTCAATGGAGCTGAGCATAAACGCTGAAG TGTATTCATTGCCTTCAAAGAAACTTGTAGTTCTGCAGATCAGATCACCTTTTATAAAG AACAAGTACAGGCCATTCTGTCAAACACTGCTTTCTTGGGTGGAAAGCAGCAAATGTGCCAGAGTCATTCTTCTGTCCAGCAGCCACGCATACCAGCGCGATGACGAACAGCTCCTCGG GACACCGCTGCGCTACCTACTTACACCAGCTCTTGAGAAAGCGATTGAAGGCCATATGCAggagctgaaatggaaagaaatggaaaaagtagCAGCTTACCCTGGAATAAGTGATACAGAAAAAGTTCTACATATTCCTGGAGGTGGCATCACGAAATTGTTGTTTACTGAGAG TTGTTCCAAAGGAATCCACATGGCAGTTCTTCTCAAATTCTGCTCAGAAGGGGACAATATCCCTGACGCCTTTGGGCTTGTTAACTATCTGAATGAATGGCTTCAGCTAATTGAAATCAGA AGAAATTCTTCCACAGATGCTTCTCCAGAGAGGGAAATACCAGATCCTTCTTCACAATGGAAAATACCAAGTTCCTGGCGCCTGCTTTTTGGCAGTGGTCTTCCACCTGCACTCTTCTGA
- the LOC104910268 gene encoding tyrosine-protein phosphatase non-receptor type 2-like: MCLAPKSKLYFCLLKEIRHKSSDYPHRVAKYPENRNRNRYRDVSPYDHSRVKLQNTENDYINASLVVIEEAQRCYILTQGPLPNTCCHFWLMVWQQKTKAVVMLNRIVEKDSVKCAQYWPTRGEEFMMFSETGFRVRLVSEDVKSYYTVHLLQLENINDQPSFSLKN, from the exons ATGTGCTTGGCGCCTAAAAGTAAActgtatttttgtcttttaaaggaaattcGACATAAATCCAGTGACTATCCTCATAGAGTTGCAAAGTacccagaaaacagaaatcgAAACAGATACAGAGATGTTAGTCCAT ATGATCACAGTCGAGTAAAACTGCAGAACACAGAGAATGACTATATCAATGCCAGCCTAGTGGTCATAGAAGAAGCTCAGAGATGCTATATCTTAACACAG GGTCCACTACCTAATACGTGTTGTCATTTTTGGCTAATGGTATGGcaacaaaaaaccaaagcaGTTGTTATGCTGAACAGAATTGTTGAAAAAGACTCG GTGAAATGTGCACAGTACTGGCCAACGAGAGGAGAAGAATTTATGATGTTTAGTGAAACAGGTTTTCGTGTGAGGCTAGTATCGGAAGATGTCAAATCCTATTACACTGTTCACCTGCTGCAATTAGAAAATATCAAC GACCAACCAtccttttctcttaaaaattaa